A segment of the Ipomoea triloba cultivar NCNSP0323 chromosome 1, ASM357664v1 genome:
GCATTTAACTTTGTACATATTCAGTGTcccattaaaattaaattaaattgcacAAAATAAGGTTTATGCAACAAACACAAAATTAGTGGAATGATTAGTTACATGTTAATTCGATCAACACCACATTATATATACTGAACATATTGTTAAGTATGAAGGTTTGAATCAATGTCTTGGAGTGAAGCCGCTTGTACACTGCCTGCATCAAGTTGTGCAATAATCCCTCCTCGGGCCTTTCCACATTAATATTGCGACGACATCATATCATTCCGCATATATATTGTGATCCTCCCTTGGCATCTCATGTTTAGCAGCAGTGCGtccaccatttttcctccagCATTTTCGAAATAAATGTCAATTCCTTCCTCTGATACTCACGATTGTGAGGCTAGGGTTCAAAGAACCAGCATCTACCCTCATGATAATCCTCACGGCCATGAGAAGCATCATGAGGAGTTGAATCAGCTTGCAGGAGTTGGTTCTCATGTACGCGACCATTAACGTGAACATAAAGATCCACAAGCAAGTTAAGGTGAGAAACTCATAACCGATCTTATTACTGTGAGATTTGAAACCTACGAGCTATGATTAGCACTCATGATCAATCATACGACCGTGAAGTTAATCGTGAGTTAGCttttaaaatgccaaaaatTAGTAGAAAAAttagacaaaaatgtcaattcctTTCACAAAGTACGTACCTAGCCTAAAATCAGTAGAAAAACTCAATTCGCTTCAAAATCAATCTAAACAAAGTCGGATTTTCGAATTGAATTACCTTTTCAATGCCAATCACATGATCTTTGAATACTACTTGCTTGTTCTTTGCCACCTCTCCCTCTGCCATTGTTACACCACAGCTAGCTTCTAACTCTCTCTGAATGTGAAATTCTATCTTAGTATCTTCTACCAATTTGGGTATACCTGTAAATTAAGGAATACGTGTATGTATCTTCTATATAATGTTCCCATTGGTTTgtggaaaactttaaaaaataaattttaaattttgtaaacaacaatttctcaaaataaatatttcatttgtttttattttgtgagAATCTTGATTTAGGAAATAATAtgtataaagatatatatatatatatatatatatatatatatatatatatatatatatacattaaaacactcataattttttataaggtgtaatatctgttctatatattttctcaattatTCTCACTCTAAAGAATCCAAGCTTCCATCACAGGGGTTCGATCCTGCGACCACCCCATAGTAATAGAAGtctcatcacactacatagtagttgacaAAGACTAATATGCTTATAAACATTAAtgattaataaaaatgtataaagatatatatttttgtttcacCATGTTGAACAATTATTTGGTATTGAAATAGCAAAggagagattaaaaaaaaaaaaaaccttatttttcacaaatttgCGTGAGAGGCTTTTCAATTTGCGAAAGGAGTTCTGCCATGCAATATCAACCACATGTAAGTTACGTTCTTATCCATATACTTAATTATTGACAATAAGACTTTTAGGAGTTTACTTCATtttcaacactttttttttttttttttattgtaataaCTTGTAAAGAAGAACAACATAACCATAGTCACGTGTGATCAAGACGACGAATCGACGATATATGACCACCAATTTTTGGACATACCATATCGTAACTACTACGGCTCATTATTTGTGCTCATTACATCAACCTTCCAATCTCTTCATTGTTGGATACTCAAAATACACCTAATACTCCATGAACCATCAGACATTAGACTTTATTATAAGTAGATGCATGATCTGAGTTGTAATTAGTTGCCGGGAATTAATTAAACTGATTAATATATTCCACAAAGCATTAAATTAAAGTAGCACCCACACCCATCTTTGAAACCCTTCCACCCACCTCCATCTTATTGGCCGGGACGCCAACAATAACCATCAGCTActcctatatatatgtatgtaccaTGCATAACTAGGAtgttattcaattaatttttattatggtaaaattatatattcaccaaattgaaattattatttgtaaatttgtTGATCAAAATTATTAGGAGTTAATTTGACGGAAATTACAATATACCAAAATGGTGAGTTTTTCCGTCTAGATTTTTATCCTCTTATTAAGTGTTAAGACACTATTTTCATCCAATATTAAGTATTGATCAGAAATTCCAAAGGTAGTTAGGTAAATTTGCCACATCTCAGTATTGGCTGGAAGTTTGATTTCCATCCTAAAAAAGATTGTtaccatccaactttcgttggtCGAGAATGGTGAGATTTCCAACTATGCTGGATAAAATTAAATCACCTAATTAATTGACacaaattactccgtaatatttagtACATCTGCACATGGTCCACTATTCTTCCATTCTTCCACTTGAACTGTAGTATGCAACCAATTTCAACGTATAATGTCAACAGGGGTAGGCATATTTGACCTTGAAGTATGAATACGTCTCCCATCTACACGCATATGTTTGGCCTGCCATGCTAAACCagaagggttttttttttttttaaataattaaccAAATTGCTGCTATCTCATAATCAAATTAGgctctatttcatttttttttaaaacaagttcgtccatatatatatatatgtgtgtgtgtgtgtgtgtgtattttaattataacaAACTATATATAGAAGTATATAATAACTATGGACGAGCTTTTAGTTTGTCACATGAACATGCCTTATAAGTACTAGTTATTATTGTCTCTTTTAACTATAAAAGCTATACCCcttcatattaaattattaaaggcATATGGAATCTATATGGTACATGTggtaatatacaaaaatatattattattattattattattattattattattattattattattatattgtgacAGTTTTCttctaattgaaaatttgaagatGTTATCTTTGTTTAGTTACTGTTTGGatgaaaaaaatgataattattttcTAGCTAAAATATAGATTAATGCAGCAATAATGTATTTAAATAGGAAAGTTAGGTGGATGGGTAAGCATTGTTCAACAGCTTAGTAGAaaatgctttaatttaattagtcaaCATTAATTTGGTCATCATCAATTTCTTCAATTTCAGTTACCTAAGCACAATATATTGAAATTGTgccaatttaatttgttggttcAAAAAGCAATTAATTAAGGAAGACGATATGATTGAAAGTAGTGAAGTTCACATTAAGACGCACTTTTTTCTGATTCTGAAAAGGATTACAGAATTGAACATAGGTGGATGCAAGGCCAGGCTCGCTCGCTACATGCAGCCACGGGCTCAAGCAATAACTCAAACTGAAACTTATcgatacaacaacaacaataataataataatataacattagTTATTCTAAACTGCCTTttagtcttcttcttctaaGCAAAGCAAAATTTTGCTTTAATTGTTTGGATAGATAGATGGATAATGGCAGCTTGTTAATAACGGCTGAAGATACGGGGGCAAGCAGCATTGGTGCAGGAAGCTTGGGCTGGACGGCCGTTATAAGTGAGCTTAACGTCGTCCACCGTTATCCCACTGCACGGCCGGCTTTTGCTGCACTGTAACTCCACGCCCACCTCCGTCGCCGACGTCCCGTGGATGTCTTCAAACGTTATGCCGCTGATCTTAATGCCGGAGGACTGGTGGGGGCAGTTCTCGTTATGGGGACAGTAGTTTTGGTCAATGATGATTGGGTTGTGGACGTCCACCATGGTTGCCCGCTGGAAAAGAACGTTTCTCACATACCCATTGCTCGGCCTCGCCCACGTCTTGATCCGAACTCCGTTCTCCGTTCCGGTGAACTGAACGTTCCTCACCTTCACGTTCTCCACTCCCGCCTCATTCGCAGACCACCCTAGACTCCCAATACtgcaatataattaatgaaattaataattacaAGTTGAACTGCCTTCTTGatttaaattaatcaattataaataacctatcaattttacttatttatattCTGTAAGTAACTGTGAGTTTTCCTGGTTACTCAAAAAATAGTTTATACCTTATTCCGTGGCCGGGGCCGCAAGCAATGCTTTGGACCAAGAGGTTGGTGGTGCCGGGACCGATGGAGATGCAGTCGTCGCCGGTGCCGATGTTGGAATTGGTGATGGTGACTCCGGAGGAAGACTGGACGTGGATTCCGTCGGTGTTGGGGCTGTCTTCCGGGGCAGAGATCTTCACTCCTTGTAGCTTGGCGTTGCGGGTGCCCTTTATCAAAATATGGAACTTTTGGCTGTTTTGTGAAGTTAGTCCCATGATAGCCACATTGTCAGAGTCGTATATAGCCAGTGTCTGCAACAAcaaatcatttttttcattcaatTCCTTTAgtttatgcatgcatgcaattaaTGTAtgtcaatattatatataatgaatccAGCCATACCGTAGATCCCTCAGGGCAACCACCCTTGCCGTTTTTGCATTTCCAAAGAGAGGAACCTTGGGCGTCGAGGGTTCCGCCGATGATGGAAAGGGCGGTGACCCTGTTGAACTTGATCCAAGCATCGGAATGCCCAATCACATTATAGTCCGACGGGGCGAGAAGCGTTCCGCTGATCTGGAACGTTATGCCATTCCTGTTCCCGCATTTCTCGCCGTGAAACAGGACGTTTCGCAGCAAGAACTCCCCACGCGGCACCAAAATGGTGGCCGGCCTGTTCAACGCACACACCGCATCCCAGGCCTTCAAAAAGGCGGCGGACGAGTCAGTCCGCCCGTCCGCCTTCGCCCCGTAGCTCTCCACGTTGTACATCGCATTAGCCACCGTGGCAGCCGCCGCTAAGAAAACTAAGGTCAAAGCAAGTGGGAAGAAATAAGAAACTCTACGACCCATCTTATCTTttctttaattacaaaaaaGGCAAGGGAATTGAAGTACTGGCCTGGCCGGTGTTAATTAATGGTGAGGTGAGGTGAGGTGATGATGAAGCTAAAGGGAGTGTTTGtttgtgtataaataggggtcgaGAATGGAAGTAATTGCTGCATTTGTCAACGCACAACGAACGACCATcatctgttttcttttttaacgaTTTAAACCTTTTTTCTTTCATGAGTAGAAATGTTAGTTGGTTTGACGCTAACATGGATAATGGGCAGGTATGTATATGACAATTTGGTTTTGGCTCCACCATGTCAGGAGAAATTTGAGGCAATTACATACAAACcttattgatttattatttcttttaattactgTACGTATGGCCCGGTAGAATTGAACAAATTCAATAATGagttattttaataaactttaaattaaGACAGTCAAAACTCAAATTTCCTTGGTTAGTTCCTCAAGCACTGCACACATCGTATGGGGTTAGGACGTAGTCGTTACCAATGCAACGAAAAACCTGCCACCCACTTTGAAAATCTTAATCTTAATTATTTGGAATTAAGAGTAAGCAATACGAACTACGAAGTAGTATATAACAGTAAGTATGAATTAGTTACAATTATTAAGGTATTAAAAAGATACGTATAAACATTAAGAATAACATTTATTTGCAGAAATGCATATGAAATCGGTCTTAACTTTATAGTTACCAAGTAAATTGTCTGACAACTCAGTTAGAATTGTTACCTATTCCCTCCTAAAGTTACGGTGTGATAATCACTTATGAAATTATAAGctattgtatataaaattaaataagaacaATGCAATAAGATTATAATTACAGGCGTAGGGGGCGGGGTTGAAGACCCACTGACCACCATTCTAAAGATTCAGCTCTCTGCAGCTTCTTCGTCTTCCTCAATAcgactttttttctttttggttgttAAAGTTTCACTTAATTTGCAACTTTGGATAGACCTACCTTCAAATAGTCAATAGTAATTAATATGGGATGCTTTAGAAACGGCAGTAACATACTAACATTGTATTGTTGACTATGTAGTTTTAGTTAGCGTTAAACTAACTCAGCTTATGTCGTGCACAAAATGGTGGCCATACCcctaatatgaatatattattaagattatggttataacaatataaatatatataactggCTTATTTTTTTACGAAATTAATTGATgtaaactttattattattttatatttattatatatgggAGAGGTTGGACAACATCCGATAAAGAAGTTAGAGTGATGTAAGAAGTGAAGAAATAAGATTTGGCCTccgatttcaaaaaaaaaaataaaatcagtgagagaaaaaattgtttaaattaataatcTAACATAACTTATAAAAACTCAATACATGCTATACTCCGGAATTATGTCTATAttttgacaaaaacttgtgtgagaacAACTTATAGATTCTTGTCGTTGAGACGGGTTGGGGTTGGGTCAagatcaaatgtaatacttaaactggaaaatataatattaataagaaataaaatattttacttatatgaaaagatgtagtaatattttttttaaaaaaatgtaaaacttttacattttgatttaaaacattatatttttcatcaaaagtattacattttctaacaaacactttattcctagctaattaatattacatttttcagtataaatacattttcatattgacccgacccttCTCACGGATAAGGAACCGTGAGAAGGTCTCACACAAGTGCGACCCCTATATTTTGTGTTTGTGAAGTTGTATGTTAGGTTGCATACATCATatcattaaatattaaataccaaatCAATTTATCTAATTGTACTCACCTTTTGGATTAAAGTACCTTCGAGGTCCCTGTATTATagtgttttgttcaatttagtccttacACCtttattttgttcattttaGTTCTTGTGCTTTATAAAGTGGTGCAATTAATAAGGACACTAGTTAACGGTGTTAATATTACCGTTAACTTAATTAGGTTACGTGGCGCTGACATCATCATTGTCATATCATGATATTTATATTCCTACtaatatattactttataaatatttaaaagtaattatttttaccaccattatattaaattagtatgtccaaaataaataattaaaaccatATTCCTAATGAGATTTGGACACTTGATGTCAACAtgcttgtaattatttattttggacatatctatgtaatatattaatggtaaaaataattaattttaaatatttataaataatatatgtgtTGGAATATAAATACGATGATGTGGCAGCAATGATGTCAGCGCCACGTAAGCTAAGTTAACTTTAACATTAACACCGTTAACTATTGTCTTTAATTTCACCACTTTTTAAAAGTAGAGGGACTAAATTGGAGAGAATAAAAATAcagactaaattgaacaaaactcTATTGTACAGGAACTTCATAGATACTTTGACCCACCTTTtgaatactccgtatattacataccataatataataattgatataattaaatacttatcaattttttttatacatatagtatTTGTGTCCCACTATTGTGAAATACTGACTTTATTATGAATCAATGTTATAGCATCATGTCTTCTTTCGATAAACTATTTTGTCGTTTTATTGAGAGGTCAGTGAATTGTGAACCTGTTAGTTCATTCCTTAGTTAGGGCCGCAGGCTCTCAATCTGACTCTTATGTTTGGGATATTGTCCCCTCATGACGGtatttgttcttcttttttttttttcacaagttatataatatagttttgttttttttttttgttttaaaaaaataaaaaataaaaagaataataatatttcagCCTATGGTTGCATTAGTCATCCGTGTACCAGCAACtccaataattaatataatatgaattagattttgcaaattttattattttgttgttttaaaattattttaatattattgattttaatatttgacattaatataataatatcgaCCATTCACTTTCGTGTGTGTGGTGTGTAAAGACTAGTCCCactaattacaaaaattttggAGTTTATTGTAGATTGCTTACCAATTTACCATGATTAAACATGAGTTGATAAGTTTCAAGTTAAATACAGtaatttggttttaaaaaaatgttttcttggggttaaaatttcaagaaaaaagaGATCGAGCCAGAACCCAGAATTGAAGCAACAGAAGAATGTGAATTGAAGCTGAACTAAAACGTATAGTAGTATACAATAAGTATATTCCAAAAAGCAGTCATGGCATAGTTTATGTCCCAAATTAAAGGCTTTCATTATGCAGTAAATCAAGACGGATATGAAATTGTCAAACTATAGTGCTCCACTTTCTGCTTTACTTTCTACTTTGCTACTCCCTAATTGTGAACATTTTGACTATATTATCCCCTAAgtagtatttttaaatataattacactGTTACTGTACGTTTAATTTCtgcatttttcattattttaaacaCTTGACTACACTTCTAATACGTTTCAACTAACCActctaaaatattaatttttttaatacttaggtGATCTCAACTTCGCCAGACTAATCATAAGCCCAGGCCACCAGACCCGCCTCTAAAGCTACTGCAAATAAATTACAAGTCACGTAATCAGTCAATCAGTCAAATCTTAAATAATATAgaacaatatttttatttagactattcataattcaaaatttattagaatttttttttttaagtcttTGAAATCGActtcaaattttaataattgtGTGCTTGCTAATGTTATGTGCTACTATTGAGGCTCACATGCATGCCTTGCGCGATGACCTTGAACCGTGCCCCTAGCagtatgaaaaggaaaataggTATTCAATCGtcacaatataattatattgatcaACTCTTGagattaatattaaaattttggttTGTCTCTTGTCATCATCCTCTAGATGCAAGTTAGAAGTTAATCCTATCACGACTCTTATTCCTAGCGTGTAAACATATTGAATTACTCATGAGTATAGTTATAGTTATCCAAGTCATCACCTTAAACAtgacatctttttttttttttttttttttttacatattatgCTTATTATAATTATCAGAAAAGGACCTAACTTTTATTTTGCATGAGATGACATGTTGTGGTGCTCTGCTGGCCGGTGTATAACATTTATACATCAATAatgcaacaaatattttttcaatatattattacaaatgtagctaatatatttatataatataaaatggtTATAATCAAGCTGCAATATGAgttttattatgatattttgttATAGGAAAATGCTTTTTATCTTTCATAAATTTCTCTCCTGAtgtgatttttaaatttctctCCTGATGTGACTTCTGCTCATTTGGTGTCATGAATGGGCTCATTCaccattaattttaataaaaataaaattagtaaccaattacctattgttatatatacaaacatGTATATATGTCTTCGATCAATATATGGCCATCTTTCTGCCACGCACCCACTTTACTAGCTAGCTACTGAGATCGATagttatatatacaaacattgCATGTATGTCCCTATTTAATTTCGATTTGAACTCTGATTACAACTTACAAAACCAAACTACAtggatgaaattataaattagaGCTGTTCACCCcagaaaaaaaaaccatttattCTTTAAAGTCgaaataataaattatgtatttaattcgagaactttaaataataataatactgatAAATTAAAGGAGTTGTGCTACTAAGGCTGTTAACggaccgaacataaacgaacataGGCAGTTCATGTTCATTTGTTAAGGGTTTTgaggtgttcgtgttcgtttgttaaggtttttaaaaattctgttcatgttcgtttattaagcattcattagtgtttgtttgaaaaagaaaaaagtattaaGGCGCCTTGAGCTACcaagataaattttttttttgcgaggcccacaaaacaaaagaaaaaaaaaaaaacacacacacacacaaatctCTATCCTCTCTTCTTTTCCCTCCAACTCAGCCTCTCTGTCTTCTAACTTTGCAGAAAACTCCCCAAAAACTTCTGCTAGAGATACTCTTAGGAcatctcaattaaaaatggTTGCCATTGATCAGGTACATACTTTGGAAcaatttaatgttattttatgCATTTATTAATATACCATATAAgttgtattaaaatttaaaataaaaatgtttccCACTCTTACAATTACATACCCTTCCATATTATTAGTCATTTCCGGATTAATAATGGAAAACTATGTATTTTCATAGATTATGTGTGAATTGGCTACCCACCCTAAACTAGTAAGAGATATACGTATCCTATAATGGTAATTGTAATTGTAGAGATACAATCGATCTCTAGCATGGTCTTTAAACATTTTAGAgctaatactcaatttagtcctcaactataatggttttctcaatttagtcgtAAATgaatttttgtgcttaattttaGGTCTtcaactttgatggttttaatCAATTGAGTTCTCTATTAATATAGCTTGATAATTTCACCTCTATTAATACCTATTTAGGCATTGACTATAGTAGTTTTATCCAACTTAGTCTtcaactatagtgattttaccaaatttatcatcgactatagtgaattttttcaatttagtcattgaatCTAACAATCGAGGACtgaattgggtaaaaccatcaaagtcgatgactaataAATATCTATTGTAATGAGGTAAATAAgttgtattataattattaattagataaatTAATTATCGAAAATATCAATTACTAGTCAAAACGTGGTCGCTCTCTTGGTCGTTTTATTACGACCACTTTCTAAacgtggtcggaaattccgaccacaGCCTCCGGTGGTCGGAATTAGCGACGAGGGTTTTTCCGGACACCCAAATTGGTCGGGAAAGTGGTCGGAACATTCATTTCCGACCTAATTAAGgccatttccgaccactttgtGGTGGTCGGAAATATGACGATTTCCAGCAGTGATAGGTTTAAATCCTTTATCAGTTTGACGTGTCAGAATACAGTTAAGATTTTCACTATTAAGACCCTCAACTAGTGCATAGTAAGGTGTGTAATAAATATCTATTGTGACGgtaaaacataaaaacaaagttctattgacaaaatttataacttatttgtaTAATGAATCAAAATATGTCACGTTATCAGAAAATACATGTCATATATATTAGCAACCAGTAAAAACATAAAAGTACATATAGTATtacttaaaaagaaattaaagaaagaaattaaaaaaaaaaactaaatatttatgaaGTATGTAAAGCGCTCAGCTCATTATTAAATGTAAGGAGTAATATGAAGTGCGCAATATAAATTTGTGTACTTATTGCTATACTTATGGAGTGATTAattgttgggaaaaatcccaccTCCTGTGACAATTAAAAATCACAAGACCaacacggtacacaaatacgagataatacacaatagcccaaaaataaatatgaacacaagaaacacaagatttacgtggaaaaccccaaaaccacggggaaaaaccacgggccaccaacaacaacaatttccactatatcacaaatctcgggtacaaagttttaggctaccacacgagccatacatccacaaatcatcaaatacaataactcctaggccaaaacattcttataatattcacaggctaaaatgaataatatctcgtactcaaaatattcaactacCACGAACAAggtaaaatgaatacaaatattacgagattatccaaagagatgcctggaataaatacaagctgacctcaaatatttgatgaagatagtACCCAAGAACTAGGCAAACCCACGACAGAATAGCACGGCAAAACTGCACCaaagatgaaggagaaaataGTTTGTTCCTTCTACTGATGAACCGCCGAACGCCAAAAgaataggaagaagaaaaatgagtttttctTCCTCTGCTGAACTGCCGAACTCACTGCCtctctgtgtttttttttttttttttttttttggccgaaaaagagagaagaatggGAATGAAAAATAATTCACTCCACTTGCTGCCTCTCTACTGCggaacacaacaaaaaaatgggaataatgcatgcttgcttgcttttcCACTTGCTGACAAAGTAAACACTACCAAATGCTTCCCACtacatttta
Coding sequences within it:
- the LOC116032103 gene encoding polygalacturonase-like, which encodes MGRRVSYFFPLALTLVFLAAAATVANAMYNVESYGAKADGRTDSSAAFLKAWDAVCALNRPATILVPRGEFLLRNVLFHGEKCGNRNGITFQISGTLLAPSDYNVIGHSDAWIKFNRVTALSIIGGTLDAQGSSLWKCKNGKGGCPEGSTTLAIYDSDNVAIMGLTSQNSQKFHILIKGTRNAKLQGVKISAPEDSPNTDGIHVQSSSGVTITNSNIGTGDDCISIGPGTTNLLVQSIACGPGHGISIGSLGWSANEAGVENVKVRNVQFTGTENGVRIKTWARPSNGYVRNVLFQRATMVDVHNPIIIDQNYCPHNENCPHQSSGIKISGITFEDIHGTSATEVGVELQCSKSRPCSGITVDDVKLTYNGRPAQASCTNAACPRIFSRY